From the genome of Psychroserpens ponticola, one region includes:
- a CDS encoding YihY/virulence factor BrkB family protein has translation MSRPIEDKLEKIPVVNLLVKFFKSIKLKVLEGLSLYDLLELYIIGIVKGTLSTRASAIAYSFFMALFPFLLFVIIVIPYIPIDGFETEFLNFLQSFLPPTTTEFFHESIFENIKGGGLISSVFLVSILLMANGVNAVFSGFESSYHQQLTRNIFKQYIFALGVALILAVLLILTVAVLGFFNIYVVENIVELAHVENENSGLLLVLSQYLFFIIMVYLATATLYYFGTKEGKKFKFFSIGALFTTLLIILTSYLFGIYIESFGQYNKLYGSIGALLILMFYLWLNANILLLGFELNVSLTTLRKHRKYA, from the coding sequence ATGTCTAGACCTATTGAAGATAAATTAGAGAAAATTCCAGTAGTTAATCTACTCGTAAAATTCTTCAAGAGCATTAAGCTAAAAGTGTTGGAGGGTTTGTCGTTATACGATTTATTGGAGCTTTATATTATTGGTATTGTGAAAGGAACTTTGAGTACAAGAGCAAGTGCTATCGCTTATAGTTTTTTTATGGCGTTATTTCCATTTTTGCTATTTGTGATTATCGTAATTCCGTATATTCCTATTGATGGTTTTGAAACCGAGTTTTTAAATTTTTTGCAATCATTTTTACCACCTACCACCACAGAGTTTTTTCATGAAAGTATTTTTGAAAACATAAAAGGAGGTGGACTTATTTCATCTGTATTCTTGGTGTCTATTTTGCTAATGGCAAACGGAGTAAATGCTGTGTTCTCTGGTTTTGAAAGTTCTTATCACCAACAACTTACGCGAAATATTTTTAAACAATACATCTTTGCATTAGGCGTTGCTTTAATTCTAGCTGTATTGTTAATTTTAACCGTTGCAGTACTTGGTTTTTTTAATATTTATGTGGTAGAAAACATTGTTGAATTGGCGCATGTTGAAAATGAAAATAGCGGATTGTTATTGGTGTTGTCACAATATTTATTCTTTATAATTATGGTGTATTTAGCTACGGCAACCTTGTATTATTTTGGAACTAAAGAAGGAAAAAAGTTTAAGTTTTTCTCTATTGGAGCACTGTTTACCACGCTATTAATTATTTTAACATCATATTTATTTGGTATTTATATTGAAAGTTTTGGCCAGTACAATAAACTATATGGTTCTATTGGAGCGTTGTTGATACTAATGTTTTATTTATGGCTTAATGCCAATATTTTGTTATTAGGTTTTGAGCTGAATGTTTCATTAACCACACTAAGAAAACATAGGAAATATGCGTAA
- a CDS encoding ABC transporter substrate-binding protein, which translates to MLQNKHFFIVYFLLFIITSCKEDKRLNRTLPSQPEQAKNKYAEGFSVIKNDNYSILYIKNPWPKSEKHYKYALIPKENVSKVTLNKANFDGILTIPVQKIVVTSTTHIPALELLGVEETLIGFPGTNYVSSERTRLRIDNKDIRELGKNEGINTEVLLEIQPDLVVGFGIDGNNKTFETIKKSGTPVIYNGDWVETSPLAKAEWIKFFGVLYDKEKVADSIFNQIETEYLKTKAIASKLTKQPTVLCGAMYKDIWYLPNGTSPEAQILKDANVNYLWSDTKDKGSIALSFETVFNKAKDADLWLSPSYYNSLNSLKKASEHYSEFKAFKNKNVYSFVNTTGKTGGVMYYELGTARPDLVLKDIIKICHPELLEDYQTSFFKPLE; encoded by the coding sequence ATGTTACAAAACAAACACTTTTTTATTGTTTATTTTCTACTATTCATAATCACAAGTTGTAAAGAAGACAAAAGGCTAAACAGAACGCTTCCATCACAACCAGAGCAAGCTAAAAACAAATACGCTGAAGGCTTTTCAGTTATAAAAAACGATAATTATAGCATCTTATACATAAAAAATCCTTGGCCTAAATCTGAAAAACATTATAAATACGCATTGATACCTAAAGAAAATGTATCTAAAGTCACTTTAAACAAAGCCAATTTTGATGGTATTTTAACAATACCTGTTCAGAAAATCGTAGTCACTTCAACAACTCATATTCCTGCACTAGAACTTTTGGGTGTTGAGGAAACCCTTATTGGTTTTCCAGGAACAAATTATGTGTCTTCAGAAAGAACTAGACTAAGAATAGATAATAAAGATATTAGAGAACTAGGTAAGAACGAAGGCATAAATACTGAAGTTTTATTAGAAATCCAACCAGATCTTGTTGTTGGTTTTGGTATCGATGGAAACAACAAAACTTTTGAAACCATCAAAAAATCTGGCACTCCTGTCATTTATAATGGAGATTGGGTAGAAACGTCTCCGTTAGCAAAAGCAGAATGGATTAAATTTTTTGGTGTCCTTTATGATAAGGAAAAAGTAGCTGATTCTATTTTCAATCAGATTGAAACCGAATATTTAAAAACAAAAGCAATTGCTTCAAAACTAACTAAGCAACCAACAGTTTTGTGTGGCGCTATGTATAAAGACATCTGGTATTTACCAAACGGAACAAGTCCTGAAGCACAAATTCTTAAAGATGCCAATGTAAATTATTTATGGAGTGACACTAAAGACAAAGGAAGCATTGCATTAAGCTTTGAAACCGTTTTTAACAAAGCTAAAGATGCTGATTTATGGCTAAGTCCATCCTATTACAATAGTTTAAATTCTCTTAAAAAAGCAAGTGAGCACTACAGTGAATTTAAAGCCTTTAAAAATAAAAATGTATATTCTTTTGTAAATACTACAGGAAAAACTGGTGGTGTTATGTATTATGAATTAGGTACAGCTAGACCAGATTTAGTCTTAAAAGATATTATTAAAATCTGTCATCCAGAGTTATTAGAAGATTATCAAACATCCTTTTTTAAACCCTTAGAATAA
- a CDS encoding ABC transporter ATP-binding protein, translating to MEKTSKHIILKTDNLSIGYTSKKSESVIAKNINIELKQGELIGLVGANGIGKSTLLRTLTSLQQPLSGSIYLNEKSLENLSSVELAKTMSLVLTEQLMSKNLSVYELIALGRQPYTNWVGNLSEEDTSIINKAILQTNLSELKHRKCFELSDGQLQKVMIARALAQDTDLIILDEPTTHLDMYHKAYILKLLQKLAKDTNKTILFSSHEIDLAIQLCDTMVVMTTNTVLSDSPSNLIENGVFESLFPKDLISFDKNAGNFRVN from the coding sequence ATGGAAAAGACAAGCAAACATATCATTCTAAAAACTGACAACCTTTCCATTGGTTACACGTCAAAGAAAAGTGAATCTGTAATCGCTAAAAATATCAATATTGAATTAAAACAAGGTGAACTCATCGGATTAGTTGGTGCGAATGGAATAGGCAAATCTACATTATTAAGAACCTTAACATCGCTACAGCAACCTCTAAGTGGAAGTATCTATTTAAATGAAAAATCGCTAGAAAATCTCTCTTCAGTTGAGTTAGCAAAAACCATGAGTTTGGTATTAACCGAACAACTCATGTCTAAAAATTTATCAGTTTATGAACTCATCGCGCTTGGCAGACAACCTTATACAAATTGGGTAGGCAATCTATCCGAAGAAGATACTTCTATTATTAATAAAGCAATACTACAAACTAATCTTTCAGAATTAAAGCATCGAAAATGTTTTGAACTAAGTGATGGTCAACTTCAAAAAGTGATGATTGCACGTGCTTTAGCTCAAGACACAGACCTTATTATTTTAGATGAACCTACAACGCATCTAGATATGTATCATAAAGCATACATATTAAAACTACTTCAAAAACTTGCTAAAGACACAAATAAAACCATCCTATTTTCATCTCATGAAATTGATTTAGCAATTCAATTATGTGACACGATGGTTGTTATGACTACCAATACTGTTTTATCAGATTCTCCAAGTAATCTTATTGAAAATGGCGTCTTTGAAAGCCTATTCCCAAAAGACTTAATTAGTTTTGATAAAAACGCTGGCAACTTCAGAGTGAACTAA
- the purB gene encoding adenylosuccinate lyase has protein sequence MSISSLNAISPIDGRYRNKVNNLAPYFSEEALIKYRVLVEIEYFIALCELRLPQLSDIDASVFEDLRAIYTGFTSENAQAIKDIEAITNHDVKAVEYFIKEQFDTLNLSKYKEFIHFGLTSQDINNTAIPLSIKDAMNDVYVPEYFEVLKKLKDIAIEWKDIPMLARTHGQPASPTRLGKEIQVFVVRLEEQFNLLNDVPSAAKFGGATGNFNAHKVAYPDVDWKAFGAQFVQEKLGLQHSFPTTQIEHYDHMAALFDGLKRINTIIVDLDRDIWTYVSMEYFKQKIKKGEVGSSAMPHKVNPIDFENSEGNLGIANAIFEHLSAKLPISRLQRDLTDSTVLRNVGVPFGHTLIGFKSTLKGLNKLLLNESKFAEDLENNWAVVAEAIQTILRREAYPNPYEALKGLTRTNKTINKQSISNFIDTLEVSEAIKSELKAINPSNYTGI, from the coding sequence ATGTCAATATCATCCTTAAATGCCATTTCTCCAATAGATGGTCGTTACAGAAACAAAGTAAATAACCTTGCTCCTTATTTTTCTGAAGAAGCGCTAATAAAATATCGTGTTTTAGTCGAAATTGAATATTTCATTGCGCTCTGCGAATTGAGGCTGCCTCAACTTTCAGATATAGACGCGTCAGTTTTTGAAGATTTAAGAGCGATTTATACTGGTTTCACTTCTGAAAACGCACAAGCTATAAAAGACATTGAAGCCATTACCAATCATGATGTAAAAGCGGTTGAATACTTTATAAAAGAACAATTTGACACTTTAAACCTTTCAAAATACAAGGAGTTTATTCATTTTGGATTAACGTCTCAGGACATCAACAATACCGCAATTCCGTTAAGTATAAAAGATGCCATGAATGACGTTTATGTGCCTGAATATTTTGAAGTTTTAAAGAAACTGAAAGACATTGCTATTGAATGGAAAGACATTCCTATGTTAGCAAGAACTCATGGACAACCCGCTTCTCCTACGCGATTAGGCAAAGAGATTCAGGTATTTGTTGTGCGTTTAGAAGAACAGTTTAATTTATTGAATGATGTACCAAGTGCTGCGAAATTTGGAGGAGCTACAGGAAATTTCAATGCGCACAAAGTGGCTTATCCTGATGTAGATTGGAAAGCTTTTGGAGCACAATTCGTTCAAGAAAAATTAGGCTTACAGCATTCGTTTCCAACAACACAAATTGAGCATTACGATCATATGGCTGCTTTATTTGATGGTTTAAAACGGATCAATACCATTATTGTTGATTTAGATCGTGACATTTGGACGTATGTTTCGATGGAATACTTTAAACAAAAAATTAAAAAAGGTGAAGTTGGAAGTAGTGCAATGCCACACAAAGTAAATCCGATAGATTTTGAAAACTCTGAAGGAAATTTAGGTATTGCCAATGCTATTTTTGAACACTTATCTGCAAAACTTCCTATATCAAGATTACAACGTGATTTAACAGACAGTACAGTTTTGCGTAATGTTGGTGTTCCTTTCGGTCATACACTAATTGGTTTTAAATCGACTCTAAAAGGCTTAAACAAGTTATTATTAAACGAATCTAAGTTTGCAGAAGATTTAGAAAACAATTGGGCTGTGGTTGCTGAAGCGATACAAACCATCTTACGTCGTGAAGCATATCCTAACCCTTATGAAGCTTTAAAAGGATTAACGAGAACCAATAAAACCATTAACAAGCAATCCATTTCAAATTTTATTGATACTTTAGAGGTTTCTGAAGCTATTAAATCAGAATTAAAAGCTATTAATCCTAGTAATTATACTGGAATTTAA
- a CDS encoding DUF4252 domain-containing protein, with product MKNLIVIVAIMLSTIVGNAQSVFDKFEDKEEVTSVIVNQKMFKMLAMMGIDADDPEMQGYIDMAKNITSFKVFTTGDEKISGDMNSTVAKYLKNSSMEELMRVKDGDQTVNFYVREGKDENHVKELLMFVNGIKEMTQGQDITINGKKREIETVLLTLTGDIDLRQISKLTSQMNMPGGDQLKKAGKDKN from the coding sequence ATGAAAAATTTAATAGTAATAGTAGCAATAATGTTGTCAACAATCGTAGGAAATGCACAAAGTGTATTTGATAAGTTTGAAGATAAAGAAGAAGTAACATCTGTAATCGTTAACCAAAAAATGTTTAAAATGTTAGCAATGATGGGAATTGATGCAGACGATCCAGAAATGCAAGGTTATATCGATATGGCAAAAAATATCACAAGCTTTAAAGTCTTTACAACTGGAGATGAGAAAATTTCAGGAGATATGAATTCTACAGTAGCTAAGTACTTAAAGAATTCTAGTATGGAAGAGTTAATGCGTGTAAAAGATGGCGATCAAACCGTTAACTTTTATGTTAGAGAGGGTAAAGATGAAAATCATGTTAAAGAACTATTAATGTTCGTTAATGGAATTAAAGAAATGACCCAAGGTCAAGACATCACTATCAATGGAAAGAAAAGAGAAATTGAAACTGTATTGTTGACTCTAACAGGAGATATCGATTTGAGACAAATCTCTAAGTTAACAAGTCAAATGAATATGCCTGGAGGCGATCAGTTGAAAAAAGCAGGAAAAGATAAAAACTAA
- a CDS encoding RNA polymerase sigma factor gives MTQTDFVKLVMPFKDKVYRLAKRLLVSNEEAEDATQEILMKLWRNKQKISEYKNVEAFSMTMTKNFCLDRLKSKQAQNLKIVHSNYQDNNTSLQSQVENNDSVDWVSKIIEELPEQQKIILQLRDIEEYDFDEIAKVVDMNPTAIRVALSRARKTIREKLTNTHSYGVK, from the coding sequence ATGACACAGACTGATTTTGTAAAATTAGTAATGCCTTTTAAGGATAAAGTCTATCGCTTAGCAAAAAGACTTCTGGTTTCTAACGAAGAAGCAGAAGATGCCACGCAAGAGATTTTAATGAAGCTGTGGCGTAACAAACAGAAAATTAGCGAATACAAAAATGTTGAAGCGTTTTCGATGACAATGACAAAGAATTTTTGCTTAGACCGATTAAAATCGAAACAAGCGCAAAATTTAAAAATAGTTCATAGTAATTACCAAGACAATAACACGTCTTTACAAAGTCAGGTAGAAAATAATGATAGTGTTGATTGGGTTTCAAAAATAATTGAAGAATTACCAGAACAGCAAAAAATAATATTACAGCTCAGAGATATTGAAGAATATGATTTTGACGAAATAGCTAAAGTAGTAGATATGAATCCTACAGCAATTAGAGTCGCATTATCAAGAGCAAGAAAAACAATAAGAGAAAAATTAACGAATACACACAGTTATGGTGTTAAATAG
- a CDS encoding DUF2147 domain-containing protein has protein sequence MRKLFFLILGFGMTFSLHAQDILGQWKTIDDQTGIEKSIVEIYKKNGKVFGKIIEIFDKSKRDLPCKFCDGDDYNKPILGLVIIKDMEAKGDAFKNGTITNPEDGKVYTCRLKLDEDDPNQLQVRGYVAFFYKTQYWVRINDIPDN, from the coding sequence ATGCGTAAACTCTTTTTTTTAATACTTGGCTTCGGAATGACTTTTTCATTACATGCTCAAGATATTTTGGGACAATGGAAAACTATTGATGATCAAACAGGTATTGAAAAATCAATTGTTGAAATTTATAAGAAAAATGGAAAAGTCTTCGGAAAGATTATCGAAATATTTGATAAGTCTAAACGTGATTTGCCATGTAAATTTTGTGATGGAGATGATTATAATAAGCCCATTTTAGGTTTGGTTATCATTAAAGATATGGAGGCAAAAGGTGATGCGTTTAAAAACGGAACCATTACAAATCCTGAAGATGGTAAAGTGTATACTTGTAGACTAAAGCTTGATGAAGATGATCCTAATCAGCTTCAAGTTAGAGGGTATGTGGCATTCTTTTACAAAACTCAATATTGGGTAAGAATAAATGATATACCTGATAATTAA
- a CDS encoding DUF4252 domain-containing protein, which translates to MNSSIKTLIMMLISVVTLQSCNQDPTLQSFYVDSELAPGFTSLDVPISLLKIDETLLDEEQQEAYDSVDKLSLVAFVAEDGNAEEMNTEYAKVEAILKNPKYEELMRGGNSTDGKFVIKCIGDGDNVDEFILLGNSIEAGFAVVRVLGDDMNFAKIMKLASVLDEGNIEETQLKQITKFFQ; encoded by the coding sequence ATGAACTCATCAATCAAAACCTTAATCATGATGTTGATCTCGGTTGTAACTTTACAAAGTTGCAACCAAGATCCAACATTGCAAAGTTTCTATGTAGATAGTGAACTTGCGCCTGGATTTACATCTTTAGATGTGCCAATTAGCTTATTAAAAATAGATGAAACGTTATTGGATGAAGAGCAGCAAGAGGCTTACGATTCAGTTGACAAGTTAAGTCTCGTTGCATTTGTAGCCGAAGATGGCAATGCCGAAGAAATGAATACTGAATATGCTAAAGTTGAAGCCATATTAAAGAATCCTAAATATGAAGAATTGATGCGTGGCGGAAATTCTACAGATGGAAAATTTGTTATTAAATGTATTGGAGATGGAGACAATGTAGATGAATTTATTCTCTTAGGAAATTCAATTGAAGCAGGATTTGCAGTTGTAAGAGTATTAGGCGATGATATGAATTTTGCTAAAATAATGAAACTAGCTTCTGTTTTAGATGAAGGTAATATAGAGGAAACTCAATTGAAACAAATCACTAAATTTTTTCAATAA
- a CDS encoding S41 family peptidase, which yields MKLIKLCLLLAVALTFTNCFEDNDDNAVAASEINDFIWKALNATYLYKADVPDLANNRFSSDGDYGFYLNQFSTPESIFESLLFDRDNVDRFSFLIPNYIDFLENQQGNSLSTGLEFDFYFKPGSDTEVFGIIRLVLPNSVGDNQGLLRGQIFDAVNDVPLSNTNLSDLLNQNSYTLNFANYNDNGTPDDVEDDIIESTANSTSLTKQAYTENPVFQTDVIDVDGENIGYLVYNGFNNNFENELNAAFGQLQASNVQHLVLDLRYNPGGSVGTAAILGSMITGQFNGEVYSKLIYNEDLQQNNSNYKFVNSFDGNQINSLNLSKVYVLTTDASASASELVINSLSQYIDVVQIGDNTVGKTQASITLFDSPGFGPNDINPTHTYALQPLVANSINVNDEAVPSTGLIPDIDINETPRNYGILGDTNEPLLAAALLDIQGLGRYGQFNNEVKSIKKDMNLKPFEDRMYIDIEDVFIDRIQFE from the coding sequence ATGAAACTTATAAAACTATGCCTACTGCTTGCGGTAGCGCTTACATTTACCAATTGTTTTGAGGATAATGACGATAATGCAGTAGCTGCTAGTGAAATCAATGATTTTATCTGGAAAGCCTTGAATGCGACTTACCTTTATAAAGCAGATGTGCCAGATTTAGCAAACAATCGATTTTCGTCTGATGGAGATTATGGGTTTTACCTCAATCAATTTTCTACTCCTGAAAGTATTTTTGAAAGCCTACTCTTTGATAGAGATAATGTGGATCGTTTTAGCTTTTTAATCCCAAATTATATTGATTTTCTTGAAAACCAACAAGGAAACTCGCTTTCAACAGGTTTAGAATTTGATTTTTACTTTAAGCCAGGAAGTGATACTGAAGTCTTCGGAATTATAAGATTAGTACTTCCTAATAGTGTTGGTGACAATCAAGGTTTGCTACGCGGACAAATATTTGATGCTGTAAATGATGTGCCTTTATCAAATACGAATCTTAGTGATTTATTAAATCAAAATTCATACACTTTAAATTTTGCAAATTATAATGACAATGGCACACCTGATGACGTTGAAGATGACATCATTGAATCTACAGCAAACAGTACAAGCCTTACAAAACAAGCTTATACTGAAAATCCAGTCTTCCAAACAGATGTTATTGATGTTGATGGCGAAAATATTGGTTATTTAGTTTATAATGGTTTTAATAATAATTTTGAAAACGAATTGAATGCAGCATTTGGACAATTACAGGCCAGTAATGTTCAACATTTAGTATTAGACCTAAGATATAATCCTGGCGGATCTGTTGGTACTGCAGCTATATTAGGCAGTATGATTACTGGTCAGTTTAATGGAGAGGTGTATTCTAAATTAATTTACAATGAAGATTTACAGCAAAACAACAGTAATTATAAATTTGTTAATAGCTTTGATGGGAATCAAATAAACAGCTTGAACTTGAGTAAAGTTTATGTACTTACAACAGATGCTTCAGCTTCTGCAAGCGAATTAGTAATTAATAGTTTAAGTCAATATATTGATGTTGTCCAAATTGGTGATAATACCGTAGGAAAAACACAAGCGTCAATAACTTTATTTGACTCACCTGGCTTTGGTCCAAATGATATTAATCCGACGCACACCTATGCGCTTCAACCTTTAGTAGCAAATTCTATAAATGTGAATGACGAAGCTGTACCTTCAACTGGATTAATACCAGATATTGACATCAATGAAACACCACGGAATTATGGCATATTAGGAGACACTAATGAACCATTACTTGCTGCAGCACTTTTAGATATTCAAGGCTTAGGTCGTTATGGTCAATTTAACAACGAGGTTAAATCTATAAAAAAAGACATGAATTTAAAACCATTTGAAGACCGAATGTATATTGATATAGAAGATGTATTTATTGATCGAATACAATTTGAATAA
- a CDS encoding TonB-dependent receptor plug domain-containing protein has protein sequence MNTKTLVFGMLAIGISTLGIAQQQTDSLTIEQLDEVVVTDSKFKLKRENSGKVITKITQEDLKRLQGKSIAEIINNTAGIEINGTRSNAGQNLNYFVRGGRNRQVLILIDGIAVTDASQIANDYDLRLLNADQVESIEILKGASSTLYGTGAASAVINIRLKDASKDAFALNLRSTLGTNQSQDDNDYGIENVSNSVSINGTIDKFSYLASFGHQFTDGLSAVSVGEDADVFNTHNGFLKLGYQFSDHFKVNTYASFDTFKAEFDDGFGLVDADNLSITDQYRIGVSPEFNYKKGSITLNAAYNNIERDIQSGFPTQFSAESFVGDIYNRYNFSDTFYTVLGVNAQQNDIESFSIPFGGTDFEQAINPDDATFTIVDPYANMVYVSDFGLNVNAGLRLNNHSEYGNHLVYSLNPSFKKDLSFGYIKGLASYSTSFIAPSLYQLFEPTYGNVDLKPEENRTIEVGTELNIKDKATISVVYFNRFEEQFVDFVDLGNFVYQYANSDEDFTASGFELVADVALMKNLKFLVNGTYTKVEEDLNLRIPEIKVNAAINYQLNDKAFMSLSYQYNDSRDDSFYNNVTFMNETVNLKSYSLVDFYISHKVIDNCMTIFANVNNILNEDYEELLGYTTKGRNVNVGFNLSL, from the coding sequence ATGAACACAAAAACATTGGTTTTTGGTATGCTAGCTATTGGCATATCAACATTAGGTATTGCTCAACAGCAAACCGATTCGTTAACAATTGAACAGCTGGATGAAGTTGTTGTTACAGATTCTAAATTCAAATTAAAACGCGAAAACTCAGGTAAAGTTATTACCAAAATCACCCAAGAAGATCTTAAGCGCCTTCAAGGAAAATCTATTGCAGAGATTATTAATAATACTGCTGGAATTGAAATTAATGGAACGCGTAGTAATGCAGGACAAAATTTAAATTATTTTGTTCGTGGAGGACGAAATCGTCAGGTTCTTATATTAATTGACGGAATTGCAGTGACTGATGCGTCTCAAATTGCTAACGACTATGATTTGCGTTTGCTTAATGCAGATCAAGTTGAAAGTATTGAGATTTTAAAAGGCGCTTCAAGTACACTTTATGGAACTGGAGCAGCTTCAGCAGTTATTAATATCAGACTTAAAGACGCTTCAAAAGATGCATTTGCTTTAAACTTGAGAAGTACGCTTGGAACGAATCAATCTCAAGACGATAATGATTACGGAATAGAAAACGTTTCAAATTCTGTGTCTATTAATGGTACAATAGATAAGTTTTCTTATTTAGCGAGCTTTGGTCATCAGTTTACAGACGGTTTATCTGCGGTTTCTGTGGGTGAAGATGCAGATGTTTTTAATACTCATAATGGGTTTTTGAAACTGGGTTATCAATTTTCAGATCATTTTAAAGTAAATACTTATGCTAGTTTTGATACGTTTAAAGCAGAGTTTGATGACGGATTTGGTTTAGTTGATGCTGATAATTTGTCTATTACAGATCAATATAGAATTGGAGTTTCTCCAGAATTTAATTACAAAAAAGGAAGCATAACATTAAATGCTGCTTACAATAATATTGAGCGTGATATTCAATCGGGTTTTCCTACACAGTTTAGTGCAGAAAGTTTTGTAGGTGATATTTATAATCGATATAATTTTAGCGATACATTTTATACAGTTTTAGGTGTAAATGCACAACAAAACGACATTGAAAGTTTTTCTATTCCTTTTGGAGGAACTGATTTTGAACAAGCTATTAATCCTGATGATGCTACATTTACTATTGTTGATCCTTATGCAAATATGGTTTATGTCTCTGATTTTGGATTAAATGTAAATGCTGGTTTACGATTAAATAATCATAGCGAATATGGAAACCATTTGGTATATAGCTTGAATCCGTCATTTAAAAAAGACTTGAGTTTTGGATATATAAAAGGTTTAGCGAGTTATAGCACGTCTTTTATTGCACCTTCATTGTACCAATTGTTTGAGCCTACATATGGCAATGTCGATTTAAAGCCTGAGGAGAATAGAACGATTGAAGTTGGAACTGAACTTAATATTAAAGATAAAGCAACCATTAGTGTGGTTTATTTTAATCGTTTTGAAGAGCAATTTGTTGATTTTGTAGACCTTGGAAATTTTGTATATCAATATGCTAATTCAGATGAGGATTTTACAGCTAGTGGATTTGAATTAGTCGCTGATGTTGCTTTGATGAAGAATTTGAAGTTTTTAGTTAATGGAACTTACACTAAAGTAGAAGAGGATTTAAATCTTAGAATTCCTGAAATTAAAGTGAATGCTGCTATTAATTACCAATTGAATGACAAAGCGTTTATGAGTTTAAGTTATCAGTATAATGATAGTCGTGATGATTCATTTTATAACAATGTAACCTTCATGAATGAAACCGTTAATTTGAAATCTTACAGTTTAGTCGATTTTTATATCAGTCATAAAGTGATAGATAATTGCATGACGATTTTCGCGAATGTAAACAATATTTTAAATGAAGACTACGAAGAGTTGTTAGGTTATACAACCAAAGGACGAAATGTTAATGTAGGATTTAATCTAAGTTTGTAA
- a CDS encoding FecCD family ABC transporter permease produces the protein MPNTHSYKLSFSILILVLILCFFTNISLGSVSIPLRTILDSLIGTTDNYIIQNYRLPKAITAILVGSGLGISGLLMQTLFRNPLAGPFVLGISSGASLGVALIILGSGVFGGVFATLFISKWSVVIAASLGSFLVLLAVLLVSSKVRDTMAILIIGLMFGSITAAVVSVLSYFSSAEQLQQYIFWGFGSLGNLSWNEILIFFCIYLFGIVLTVVSIKALNTFLLGENYAKSLGLNIKQSRLIIILATSLLAGTITAFAGPIAFIGLAIPHMTRQLFNTSNHKILLPAVFLFGAIVMLICDSIAQLPNSGYMLPINAITSLIGAPVVIWLLVRKRKMMF, from the coding sequence TTGCCAAATACACATTCATATAAGCTATCCTTCTCTATACTAATTTTAGTATTGATACTTTGTTTTTTTACAAATATAAGTTTAGGTTCTGTTTCAATCCCTTTAAGAACAATCTTAGATAGTTTAATTGGCACGACTGACAATTATATCATTCAAAATTACAGACTTCCAAAAGCCATAACAGCTATATTAGTCGGATCTGGTTTAGGTATTTCTGGGCTTTTAATGCAAACACTATTTAGAAACCCATTAGCAGGTCCTTTCGTTTTAGGCATTAGCTCTGGTGCAAGCCTTGGTGTAGCCTTAATTATTTTAGGCTCAGGAGTATTTGGAGGTGTATTTGCAACACTATTTATTTCAAAATGGAGTGTTGTTATTGCTGCTAGCTTAGGTAGTTTTCTTGTGTTATTAGCTGTGCTTTTAGTGTCTTCAAAAGTTAGAGACACTATGGCTATTTTAATTATAGGTCTAATGTTTGGAAGTATTACTGCAGCTGTAGTGAGTGTCCTCTCCTATTTTAGTTCTGCGGAACAATTACAACAATACATTTTTTGGGGATTTGGGAGCTTAGGAAACTTATCTTGGAATGAAATTTTGATCTTTTTTTGTATTTATCTTTTCGGAATCGTATTAACTGTTGTATCAATAAAAGCATTAAATACCTTCTTATTGGGCGAAAATTATGCAAAAAGCTTAGGTTTAAATATTAAACAAAGTCGGTTAATCATCATATTAGCTACAAGTTTACTTGCTGGTACAATTACAGCATTTGCTGGACCAATAGCCTTTATCGGACTCGCAATTCCGCACATGACAAGACAATTATTTAATACATCTAATCACAAAATATTACTACCTGCAGTATTTTTATTTGGAGCTATAGTGATGCTTATTTGTGATAGCATTGCCCAATTACCAAACAGTGGTTATATGTTACCAATTAATGCAATTACATCTTTAATTGGCGCTCCTGTTGTGATTTGGTTATTAGTAAGAAAACGAAAAATGATGTTTTAG